Proteins encoded by one window of Streptomyces uncialis:
- a CDS encoding TetR/AcrR family transcriptional regulator C-terminal domain-containing protein → MPSETSPRPGRRPGPKPRLSREKIIGAAVELGIEQVSVQAVATALNAAPASLYRYVDSLDDLIGAALETVFRAAPLPSPALGWRRYLETEAATRFELLIRYAGLVPEHHTGLVGAATLRFERLVRDLTGLGFTLDEAVLAVDAVVDLIHDGATQTLRLRDPAAPERRSTAITDSLALYTPEVRGAVERIASAPREHLWRKLDVVLDGLAVRLGTGADAGP, encoded by the coding sequence GTGCCGTCCGAGACCTCCCCGCGCCCCGGCCGCCGACCCGGCCCCAAACCCCGCCTCAGCCGGGAGAAGATCATCGGAGCCGCCGTCGAACTCGGCATCGAACAGGTCTCCGTGCAGGCTGTCGCCACCGCCCTGAACGCCGCTCCGGCGAGCCTCTATCGCTATGTCGACAGTCTGGACGACCTGATCGGCGCCGCGCTGGAGACCGTCTTCCGGGCCGCGCCGCTGCCCTCGCCCGCACTCGGCTGGCGCCGCTATCTGGAGACGGAGGCGGCCACCCGCTTCGAGCTGCTGATCCGCTACGCCGGGCTCGTCCCCGAGCACCACACCGGACTCGTCGGCGCCGCCACCCTCCGCTTCGAACGCCTGGTCCGCGATCTGACCGGTCTCGGATTCACCCTCGACGAGGCGGTGCTCGCCGTGGACGCGGTCGTCGACCTCATCCACGACGGCGCCACCCAGACCCTCCGGCTCCGCGACCCCGCCGCCCCTGAACGCCGCTCCACCGCCATCACCGACTCCCTCGCCCTGTACACCCCCGAGGTACGCGGCGCCGTCGAACGCATCGCGAGCGCGCCCCGGGAGCATCTGTGGCGCAAGCTGGATGTCGTGCTCGACGGGCTGGCGGTACGTCTGGGGACCGGCGCCGACGCGGGGCCCTGA